In Irregularibacter muris, the genomic stretch TATGGAAAGGAATGTATATTATATGAATTTAAAGGAATTTTTAGATTATTTAAATAGTGGTCTTCCGGTTATTGGAGGGTCAGAAGTGCACATGTTTATGCATGGAATAAGTCAAGAAGCCTTGAGAATTACAACCGAGCTGAACAACAATTATCATGTGCCAGAAGAAGTCCATGCCTTAATGGAAAGACTTACAGGCAGAGAAATTGATGAATCCTTCGCTATGTTTCCGCCCTTTTATACAGACTGTGGAAAAAACATTACTATAGGAAAAAATGTGTTTATCAATGCTGGGTGTAAGTTTCAGGATCAGGGAGGCATCACCATTGGAGATGGAGCCTTGATTGGGCATAACGTAGTCATGGCAACCCTCAACCATGACCATGCATCTGAGAATAGGGGGACTATGCATCCTGCACCTATTGTGGTTGGTAAAAATGTGTGGGTGGGCTCTAATGCAACAATTCTTCCTGGAGTAACTATTGGAGATGGAGCTATTATTGCAGCGGGAGCAGTGGTGACAAAGAATGTCCCCACAAACACTATTGTTGGCGGTGTTCCAGCCAAATTTATTAAGAAAATTCATCATTCTAAGGAGGAAAATAATGAGTAAAGAAGTTTTGATTATTTCAACAAGCCCTCGAAAGGGTGGAAATTCTGCCACCTTAGCCAAAGAGTTTGCAAAAGGTGCCAAAGAAGCAGGAAATAAGGTAGAGATGGTTAGTCTACATGATAAGACCATAGGCTTTTGTAAAGGCTGTCTTGTCTGTCAAAAAACAAAGCGCTGTGTCATTGGTGACGATGCGGATATTATCGCACAGAAGATGCTGACCGCTGAAGTTATTGTCTTTGCCACACCAGTCTATTTTTACGGAATGAGCGGACAGATGAAAACCATGTTAGACCGCTCTAACCCTTTATATCCCTCTGACTATGCTTTCCGTGATATCTATCTGCTGGCAACTGCGGCAGAGGAAGAAGAAAGTGCAATAGATGGTACAATCAAGGGTCTACAGGGCTGGATTGATTGTTTTAAAAAATCAAGATTAAAAGGAGTTGTGCGTGGCAACAGTCTGTTTAATGTGGAGGATGTTAAAGAGAATCCTGCTCTAATGGAAGCCTATGAATTAGGTAAGGCGCTTTAGTGGGAAATGGAGTGAATAAATAAAATGAGAAAAACCATGTATATGTTGCTTTCCCTTATATGTGTGATGGCTTTGGTTGGATGTTCAAGCAATTCTCAATATACTCTAGCTGAACCGGACATACAGGAAGAAATTCCATCAGACCATCAGGATATACAGGCACAAAGTGACACCATGACTATTATAAATATTCAGATTGGTAGCAATAGTTTTACGGCAACCCTATATGAGAATGATGCTACACGAGCGTTGCTGGAAAAGTTTCCACTGACATTAAACATGGAAGATTTGAATGGAAACGAAAAATTCTACTTTTTTTCAGAGAACTTTCCTACAGAGAGTGAAAGAGTAGGAAATATTGAGACGGGTGATTTAATGCTTTACGGCTCGGATTGTCTAGTATTATTCTATGAGAGTTTTTCCACTTCTTACAGTTACACAAAGCTTGGCTCCATTGAAGATGTGACTGGGTTGGCGGATGCTCTTGGAAAGGGGAATGTCCAAGTGACTTTCAACTTAAATTAGGAGAAAGGAAGGATTCACATATGAGAAACATTTTAGTTTTAGTGGGGAGCGGTACGAAGAAAGGAAACACTTCCCAATTGGCAGATGCTTTTTGTAAAGGGGCTACAAAAGCCGGGCATCGGGTGCATAAGGTTTTTCTAGGGGACAAAAAGCTAAGTGGATGTCAAGGCTGTGAAGCTTGCAAGGGAAAAAATCCCATTTGTATCATTAAGGACGATATGCAGGAAATTTATCCATTGATTAACCAATGTGACACGATAGTTTTGGCTTCCCCCCTTTATTTCTGGACGATATCAGCAAAAATAAAAGCTTTTATTGAACGTTTATATGCAATTGCAGAAAATGACCAGTTTCCGCCTAAAGAAACTGTGTTGCTTATGACGGCAGGAGACGATAATTTTTGGACCTTTGAACAGCCGATTTCTTACTACAGTTTTGTTACAAAAGCAATTAGATGGAAGAACATTGGGATGTGTTTAGCCGGTGGATGCAAGAGTGATCCGAAAAATAAATATATTGATGAAAAATTCTTACAGCGTGCTCACGAGCTTGGTACAATGATCTAAATCAAGTAAACTAATAAAATAACCAAATAGTAAGTGTTGCTGGTAATAAAATTGTGGTAATATTAAATTAATAATCAAAACAACAGACGCCATCGATGCCTGTTGTTGCATTCTGCAAATCTTCTTAGAAATTTTTAAGAGAGCATTTCCTCGGAATAGTGTATTTTCATAGAGTCTATCCTTGCTTAAAAGTGAACTGAAAAATTTAGTATTTTGGAAGACGGCATAGATGTGCAGAGAAATTTAATGATTATATTGGAGGATTATTATGGAAATAAGTACCATAAAAGAAAAGGATAAAGGAATTGCCATCATACATAGCGACGAGATATTGATAACAGATGTTCAGTCTGCTTTGGATTTTATGGCAACAGTACAGTATGAAACAGGCTATAATAGAATAATTTTGGATAAATCCGCAATATGTGAGGACTTTTTTCACTTAAGAACAAAACTTGCAGGTGAAATATTACAAAAATTTATTAACTATCATGTGAAATTTGCGATTGTAGGAGACTTTACGGTTTATACAAGTAAAAGTTTAAAGGATTTTATGTATGAGTGTAACCAGGGAAAAGATATATTCTTCCTCCCAGATGAAAAACAAGCAATTAAAAAATTAAGTGAGAATTAGGCTTTGCTAGTTTAATAATGATAACTTAACCCGTTGTACTAGTTAATTTAAAGAAATTAAGAGGCAGTTAGATTAAAGAGATAAATAAACAGAATTTGATAAGTAGTTTTGAATCAAGGGCATTGATACAGTGGAGGATACATATGTTATTAAAAGAAAATATCAAAGGGTTAGATTATTTTAAATTAGCGTTGCTGGCTTTTATGGTGTTAGGTTTGGACGTTATCTTAGCTAGGATAGAACCATTTTTTTATGGTCAGCCAGTAAAATTTGATAATTGGACAATTATTTCCCATTGGTCTTTAATTTGTATTCTTTGGTATATAGCTATATTTTTGATGATAAAATATGCAATAAAAAGATATGGTTTTAAACTGAAGGAGAATATAGCTAGTCTCAAAGTATGGCAGTGGGCAGTTGTTGTTGGTTTGATATTGCTTTCTTGCTTTATTTCCTATATGAATTGGAATGGATTCAAGATTCTGATAGAATTTAACAATCTTGGAATGTTCAAATTCTCAATGCAATATTTGTATTATTTTTTTGAAACGGTACTTTTTACTTTGATTATTGTATTTGGGCAAAAAGCCTTTGAAAAATGGTTCAGGAATGAGAAAATCCCTTATGGCGGTATAATATGTGCATTAACATGGGGATTAGCACATATGTTTACAAAATCCAGTTTTGAGGCAGGTGTATTAAGTGCCTTTGCTGGATTTGGATTTGGTGCAGTATATTTGCTATTGAATAGAGACTTAATCAAAACACTTCCTGTTATTTTTTTAATGTTCATTTTTTAAAACGAATGAGTATAATAGGAGCACTATAAATTCCAATTTATCCAAAGAACCCATAATACAATAATCGTCATCTATCCTTTCTATATAATAGGAGCAATAATATATAGAAGATAAATTTATTGACATTTACGCTATGTAAAAGTTTATAATCATTTTGTGATAAAAAGACGACTCACCTTTCATTTTAAAAATGTGAGTCATCTTTTCTTGCTTATCCATCAATGCTGTTCTTTTTAGTAATAGGCCAATGGGCATGAATGTTGCTCGAATGACTAGAAAAATTAGTGGGATACATATTCCGCACCCCTGGTAGGTAAAACCTTCAAACTGGATAATCGGAGGCGTAGATACTGGTGGCCGCTTTCTTCGTAGGTTTCCAGTATACCCACAGCCTCTACCCAATCATTTTGATTGGGGTATTCGCCATCCCACGTGACTTCAAACCCCGCGTCACCATCCGTACCGCAACAACCAGGGCCATAGCGAATGACGTAGTAGTATGTCTCACCGGTTTCCTCCCAAGTGAATAGATCAAAAATACCTTCATATTTAATGGTTTTGCCTAAATAATCCTCACCATTTAAGTAGATGTCATTGGTCTGGGCGATGAACATTTTTTCTTTTATTTCAATGACTTCTGAACTTTTATTATCTGTAGGTGGAGTTTCATCAATCGGCAATTCAACATCCCCATTTTCTTTTTCAGGAGATATGCTTGCATCCTCTGAAGGAGAAATCGCTTGGGTACCACCATTATTCCTTACCGGCTCCTGTTGTGGTTCTTGATTACAACCAGATAACAAAAACAAACAGATAATCAATATGATCATTAAAAGTTTTTTCATGAGATTACCCTCTCTTTGAGTACATTTGCCAGCCAAAAGAGTAGCAGTGCCACGATATTGACAATGACAATGCTGGCTCCTGTGGGGGTCTCGTATATATATGAGGCTACGACACCTATAAAAAAGCAAGTTACCGATACAACTGCCGAGCAAAGGGTGACGGTCTTAAACCGTTTGCAGACGCGCATGGATATCAGTGCAGGGAAAATAATGAGGCTTGAAATCAGCATAGCGCCCATCATCCTCATACCAAGGACAATGGTAATGGCCGTCAGAAAAGCAATAAGCATATTGTAAAGTCCTGTTTTGGTTCCGGTTGCCTTAGCAAAGGTTTCATCAAAGGTTACTGCAAAAATTTTGTTGTAAAAGAAGATGAAAAGCACCATAACGATAATGGCAAGAATGACGCTTAAAGTTACGTCGTCTTTGCTCATGGCAAGAATGCTACCAAACAAATAGTTGCAAACGTCTGTATTCATTCCAGTGGTCATGGAAATGACCACCGCGCCGATGGCCAGTGAGCTTGTGGAGATCAGTGCGATGGCGGCGTCGCCCTTGATTTTGCTGTTTTCGCTAATGCGTAGGAGGAAAAAAGCTGCCAACACCACAATGGGTATGGAAACGGTGAGGGGTGCGGCATTCATGGCCATGGCGATGGCCAGTGTTCCAAAGCCCACATGGGAAAGTCCATCGCCAATCATGGAGTACCTCTTGAGTACGAGACTTACGCCGAGTAAGGCGGCACATAATGAAACCAGCAGTCCCACAACGACCGCTCGGACAAGAAATGTATAGGAAAACATTTCCACCAAGGTATTAAGCATTTTGCGCACCTCCCAAAAAGCCCCTTCCAATACTAGATTTGGCATATTCCTCCGCCGTGCCGAAAAAGGCCTGCTGGTTTTTCAGGTGCAAAATAGAACCGGCGTATTTAACTGCGCTCTGAATGTCATGGGACACCATGATAATGGTAATGCCCGTATCTTTGTTTATCTTTTCAATGAGAAAGTACAATTCCTGCGTGACAAGGGGGTCCAGGCCGGCTACTGGCTCATCTAATAGGAGAACCTTTTGTGTAGCGCAAAGTGCCCGGGCCAGCAGCACTCGCTGCTGCTGACCTCCGGACAGTTCCCGATAACACCTCTTGCGTATATTTTCAATACCCAGTCGGCTCAGATTTTCCTCTACAACCCTTTTGTCATTTTGGGTGTAAAAAGGGCGGATACCTCGCATACTCAGCCGACCGGATAGAACCACTTCATATACGCTTGCGGGAAAGTCTTTCTGCACGGCGGTTTGTTGGGGCAAATAACCCATTTCGCTTCTTTTCAGTCCTTGGTTAAAAGATAAATCTCCCTTGAAGGGTTGCTTTAACCGAAGCAACCCCTTTATCAATGTACTTTTCCCAGAACCATTTTCACCAACGATACACAAATAGTCTCCGCAGTTTACCGAAAAATTCAACCCACTAACTACGGTATTCCCATCGTAAGCGAAGGAGACATTATTACAGCTAATTAATTCCATTATTTCAGTGCCTCCTTCAAATTATCCACATTCTGTGTCATTAAATCCAAATACCCAATACCGCTTTCAAAATCATCCTTTGTAATGTTGTGGCAAGAATGAAAAAGCAGTTTTTTTGCACCTGTGGATTCACAGATGCTGTCCGCCATTTTCTCGTTGGAAAGCTCAATATGGAATACCGTGGGAATATTTTCATCCTTTACTTTGTCAATGAGGAAAGCAATGGTAGCTGCACTTGCTTCAGTTTCTGTGGAACAGCCAGAAAAAGCCGCGAAATAATTGAGTCCATAGGCCTCTGTAAAGTAACGGAATGGGAAGCGGTCCCCAAATATGAGCGTCTTTCGGTTGCCTGCCGACACGGCTTCCTTAAATGCATTATCCAGATTGCCCAGCTTTTCCAGGTAAGTGGCAGTATTGTGCTCATATACAGAGGCGTTTGCATTGTCTAAGGTGCAGAGCTTGTCGGATAAAGCTTGCACGATTGTCATTGCATTTTTAGGAGAAGTCCAAACATGTTCGTCATATTCGGCCTCATGGGCGTGATCGTGATCGAGAAGTGCCTCTTTAATATCTTCGGCTGTGGCCCCTGAGGGATAGTAGGTGGGCGCCCAATTCTCAGCATCAATTAGGGCATCTATACTTTCACTTCCGTATCTTAAATGGAAATGGGGTAATTCGTCTTCGTGCTCATGCTCATCATGGTCCTGGGGCTTGATTGCATGATCACTGAATGCTAAATAAGTGGGCAGTTTTTCAGAAGGCTTGGAAATCTGATAGACATACCAGACGTTGCTGATTTCCCCTTCATCATTGTAAACAGGCCGGTACTCAACGTAAGAGTATTCTCCGCTAACATTACCGACATCAGTAGAAATAGTCAGACCGGTATCAGTGATCTCAATGGTTTTATATTCTGTGGCGCGTTTTTGAAGAAAGTCTGTCTTTTCTTCTGCTGGAGTTTTTTCGTTCTTTTCGGCAGTAGCCGCAATATATTCATCCAGTGTTCCGTCCTCAAAATAAGGCAGAACCGATTGCCATGAACCTTTGAATTCCTCCAGTGGACGAGCTTCAATGTCTTCTGCATGGATTTCGTGGCTATGTTCATGGCCATGGTCATCCTCCATGCCCTCAACCATTTCTTCCTCTACAGTATCGACCAAATCCATAAGAGACACAATTTCCATGTTGCTTGTATCCATGGAATCCAGAATTTCGTCTATCCAAGCGTCAGATTCGCCGCCCACATAAATGAACATATCACAGTTTTGTATTCTGATTATGTCCTGGGGTGTAGGCTCAAAGGAATGGCTTTCAGCACCGGGAGATAAAAGCATAGTCAAATTTACGTTATCTCCGGCGATTTGCCTAATAAAATCATACTGTGGAAAAATGGTAGCAACAACATTGACTT encodes the following:
- a CDS encoding metal ABC transporter solute-binding protein, Zn/Mn family translates to MKRILSIVLIIMMTTVLFTACTKNNPAGTNEDDSDKVNVVATIFPQYDFIRQIAGDNVNLTMLLSPGAESHSFEPTPQDIIRIQNCDMFIYVGGESDAWIDEILDSMDTSNMEIVSLMDLVDTVEEEMVEGMEDDHGHEHSHEIHAEDIEARPLEEFKGSWQSVLPYFEDGTLDEYIAATAEKNEKTPAEEKTDFLQKRATEYKTIEITDTGLTISTDVGNVSGEYSYVEYRPVYNDEGEISNVWYVYQISKPSEKLPTYLAFSDHAIKPQDHDEHEHEDELPHFHLRYGSESIDALIDAENWAPTYYPSGATAEDIKEALLDHDHAHEAEYDEHVWTSPKNAMTIVQALSDKLCTLDNANASVYEHNTATYLEKLGNLDNAFKEAVSAGNRKTLIFGDRFPFRYFTEAYGLNYFAAFSGCSTETEASAATIAFLIDKVKDENIPTVFHIELSNEKMADSICESTGAKKLLFHSCHNITKDDFESGIGYLDLMTQNVDNLKEALK
- a CDS encoding DUF4180 domain-containing protein produces the protein MEISTIKEKDKGIAIIHSDEILITDVQSALDFMATVQYETGYNRIILDKSAICEDFFHLRTKLAGEILQKFINYHVKFAIVGDFTVYTSKSLKDFMYECNQGKDIFFLPDEKQAIKKLSEN
- a CDS encoding cyclophilin-like fold protein, coding for MRKTMYMLLSLICVMALVGCSSNSQYTLAEPDIQEEIPSDHQDIQAQSDTMTIINIQIGSNSFTATLYENDATRALLEKFPLTLNMEDLNGNEKFYFFSENFPTESERVGNIETGDLMLYGSDCLVLFYESFSTSYSYTKLGSIEDVTGLADALGKGNVQVTFNLN
- a CDS encoding metal ABC transporter permease; its protein translation is MLNTLVEMFSYTFLVRAVVVGLLVSLCAALLGVSLVLKRYSMIGDGLSHVGFGTLAIAMAMNAAPLTVSIPIVVLAAFFLLRISENSKIKGDAAIALISTSSLAIGAVVISMTTGMNTDVCNYLFGSILAMSKDDVTLSVILAIIVMVLFIFFYNKIFAVTFDETFAKATGTKTGLYNMLIAFLTAITIVLGMRMMGAMLISSLIIFPALISMRVCKRFKTVTLCSAVVSVTCFFIGVVASYIYETPTGASIVIVNIVALLLFWLANVLKERVIS
- a CDS encoding metal ABC transporter ATP-binding protein, with the protein product MELISCNNVSFAYDGNTVVSGLNFSVNCGDYLCIVGENGSGKSTLIKGLLRLKQPFKGDLSFNQGLKRSEMGYLPQQTAVQKDFPASVYEVVLSGRLSMRGIRPFYTQNDKRVVEENLSRLGIENIRKRCYRELSGGQQQRVLLARALCATQKVLLLDEPVAGLDPLVTQELYFLIEKINKDTGITIIMVSHDIQSAVKYAGSILHLKNQQAFFGTAEEYAKSSIGRGFLGGAQNA
- a CDS encoding DapH/DapD/GlmU-related protein — translated: MNLKEFLDYLNSGLPVIGGSEVHMFMHGISQEALRITTELNNNYHVPEEVHALMERLTGREIDESFAMFPPFYTDCGKNITIGKNVFINAGCKFQDQGGITIGDGALIGHNVVMATLNHDHASENRGTMHPAPIVVGKNVWVGSNATILPGVTIGDGAIIAAGAVVTKNVPTNTIVGGVPAKFIKKIHHSKEENNE
- a CDS encoding flavodoxin family protein, giving the protein MRNILVLVGSGTKKGNTSQLADAFCKGATKAGHRVHKVFLGDKKLSGCQGCEACKGKNPICIIKDDMQEIYPLINQCDTIVLASPLYFWTISAKIKAFIERLYAIAENDQFPPKETVLLMTAGDDNFWTFEQPISYYSFVTKAIRWKNIGMCLAGGCKSDPKNKYIDEKFLQRAHELGTMI
- a CDS encoding TIGR03943 family putative permease subunit, yielding MKKLLMIILIICLFLLSGCNQEPQQEPVRNNGGTQAISPSEDASISPEKENGDVELPIDETPPTDNKSSEVIEIKEKMFIAQTNDIYLNGEDYLGKTIKYEGIFDLFTWEETGETYYYVIRYGPGCCGTDGDAGFEVTWDGEYPNQNDWVEAVGILETYEESGHQYLRLRLSSLKVLPTRGAEYVSH
- a CDS encoding flavodoxin family protein; translated protein: MSKEVLIISTSPRKGGNSATLAKEFAKGAKEAGNKVEMVSLHDKTIGFCKGCLVCQKTKRCVIGDDADIIAQKMLTAEVIVFATPVYFYGMSGQMKTMLDRSNPLYPSDYAFRDIYLLATAAEEEESAIDGTIKGLQGWIDCFKKSRLKGVVRGNSLFNVEDVKENPALMEAYELGKAL